ATCACGCTACTTCATCAATATCTCTATTGGAAGTTGGCCTTTCTTCATTTCTTTGGAAAGAATGAAGATTCTCCGAAAATATAATCTTACATTTCAAAATATTTTTTTGAGAAGGTTTATCGGACACGATTTTTTGATTTTAGATTCCTCTGAAAAAGAACTCTATATTCTGTTTTAGCAAGAGCCGACAGATCCCCTTTAGACATATACATTCACGCAACGACGCGCGATTTTCATAGAAATATTTAAGAATAATTTAATTATCTAATATTACATTTATATTCAAGCCTGGAATCCGTTTGTCTTATGGGTTCCATCGCAATAAGGCTTATTCGCAGAACCTCCGCATCGACAGAGATAAGCTTCCGTAACTCGATTGATTGTTCTTCCCGTTCCGGAACAGAGCTCCAAACTTCCGGTAATTTTCAGAGGGCCGTTCCGAGTCGGCTTGACGATCAATTTTCCGTTTCTCACGGGAAGCGGAGTCGAATCCTGAGTTGTCGGTTCTCCAGTCGCATGAAAATCGATTTGATTATGACTCGAATCACAAAAGGGTTTATTTTTGGAGGCCCCACATCTGCATAACGTTACGCGAAACCCTGGATCTTCTTGACCTGTGATTTCCAGATCCGCGTGAAATGCAAGAGGACCGTTCTCGCGAACTCGAAGCAAATTGACGATCGGCGCCTTTTCATTTTCAGACTCGGCAACTGCCTCGTATCGAATCGCACCGGAAGGACAATTCAGCGCTAAGTTTTGAATTTCTCCGATGTTCGCCTTATCAGGATAGATCCAATCTCCTTCTACATTCGGAACAAAAACATCGGGTCTACTAAGAACACAATTTCTAGAATGAATACATTTTTTTCCATCGAAAAGTATGTTTGATTCTTTTCCTTTGACGATTTCCATTTTTAGACTCCTTCTTCCGAGCCTCCAAATCATAACTCAATTTTAGAATAAACCAAGCAGAATCATTTTCTAAAATTTATTTCCTCTTCCGGAAAATCGATTAAAAAAGAGTAATCACATTTCAAAACAAATTAGAAATCGTAGAAAAGAGGATTTGATATGGGATTGTTTTGGGGTTTTATCGAAGTTTTTATTTTTAGTCTCACTCTCCCCACGACCAAGTTGACCATAGAACATTTCGATCCTCTTTTTGTCGGATTGGGAAGAGCGGTCCTTGCGGGAATTCTCGCCGTCTTCGCATTAAAAATCACAAAGACTCAACTTCTTCCTCTCGCAACCGCGGTCGCGGGAACGATTCTCGCGAAAGAATCTCAGACGATTCTATTTTGGATATCGAGTCTTTTCGGTTCCTCAATCGTAATTTTCTATTTTCTCTGGAATCAGGAAGTATCGCTTCGTTTCGGAGATCTCTTTCTTTTCTTAGCGGTTCTCTCCGCGGCCGTCGGATACGCCGAAGGAGGAAAGTTAGCTCTTGGTCGCGCTCTCCATTTTCTCGGGAGAATCCGTTTCAAAAGTAAAAGGATTCTTCCGGAACCGCAGGTGAAATCATAATTTTAGTATATTCTAATTTTTTAAACTTCTGTTTCCATTCCATGAGAAGAATCTTCGGTTAAAATTTCAAACGCGGCTTTTCTTTTTGAAGTCAGCTTAAAGTAAGAAACGTCTTCTTTTCGTTTTACAAAAATTTCCGCGTTTGCGATCTTACTATTGAGGCAGTATTTCCATCCTCCGGGTGGATTCCAATACTGAAGACAGGCAAAGTCTTTACGATCGGCGAAGATTCTCCCTTTGATTGAAATTTCACTCGAACTCGCAGCAAAATGCCAATCAAAGTAACGATACTTTGCCCTCCCAAAACTTCGAAGGGGATGATTGAGTTTATAATCCTTTCCTCGAAATCGAAATACGATCGGAGTGATCGCGGGCGTCCAAAAAGGTCCGATCTTTAACTTCGCAGTCGCAAGCTCTAAAAAAGAATCTGCCTCTTCTTCAAATCCGACAACCTGTCC
This is a stretch of genomic DNA from Leptospira tipperaryensis. It encodes these proteins:
- a CDS encoding CDGSH iron-sulfur domain-containing protein codes for the protein MEIVKGKESNILFDGKKCIHSRNCVLSRPDVFVPNVEGDWIYPDKANIGEIQNLALNCPSGAIRYEAVAESENEKAPIVNLLRVRENGPLAFHADLEITGQEDPGFRVTLCRCGASKNKPFCDSSHNQIDFHATGEPTTQDSTPLPVRNGKLIVKPTRNGPLKITGSLELCSGTGRTINRVTEAYLCRCGGSANKPYCDGTHKTNGFQA